A region of the Acipenser ruthenus unplaced genomic scaffold, fAciRut3.2 maternal haplotype, whole genome shotgun sequence genome:
aatgtagattttttttttcatctgaaaATTTGCTTCTGCATGAGGCttagtggtctagtggttaaagaaaggggtcttgataccaggaggttcaaatcccagctcagccactgactccctgtgtgtgtgtgtgggtgtgtgtgtgtgaccctgagcaagtcacttcacctccttgtgctccgtccttcggatgagacgtaaaacaaacgaggtcctattggaagtgactctgcagcagcagcagcagcagttgttgatgatgcagagttcacccccctagtctctgtaagtcagtTTGGAGAAAAGCATCTGCCGaatgactcaataataataataataataataataataataatataaagtattGCAATTGCTCACTCTTGCCTCACTCCAGCATGCccctggtttgtttttgtttcctagAGGACGCATCGGACTGCAGCTCCACCGGACAGGAATCCACGTGTAACCCTGGAATCCCTGTGCAGGAaacagagggaggaggaggaggaggaggaggaggaggaggagcgggAGTCCGCTGTGAAGCTGTACCGCCCGCTTACAAGCAGACAGAGGAACAACGCCACACGCACAGCCCGGGGCCCCACAGCCACCCCGCAGAGCCGCAGAgctgtggaggggggggggcgcCGGGGAGGGGGAAGCGACGGCTGGAGTGCGTCGAATGCGGGAAGAAGTTCAACCGACGGGAGACCTTCGAGCTTCACCGGCACCTCCACACCCGCGCCGGAGAGGCTGCCACCCTCACCTGCCAGGACTGCGGGCTGAGCTTCCAGCAGCGGAGCCACCTGGTCAAACACCGGCGCGAGCACCAGGGCGGGGCTGGGGGGCACCGCTGCCCGCCGGATCCCCTGTCCGTGAAGCCCTACCGCTGCCCGCTGTGCCGCCAGGAGTTCCGGTACCGCGCCTCGGTCGACGCCCACATGCGCGGCCACTCCCTGGAGGGCGGAGAGCAGCTGCCCTGCCCCGCGGCCCTGCCAGACCGCCAGCGCTGCCAGACCTCCGAGGGCCCGGACCTCGGGGCGGCTCTCCGGCCCCGCCCGGTCGCTGTGGAGAGTCaccgggaggaggaggaggaggaggaggaggagggaggagaggggcgGCCCCACCAGTGCGGAGTCTGCGACAAGAGGTTCGATCGCGCCAGCCGCCTGCAGCAGCACCGCTACCTGCACACGGGGGAGAAGCCGTTCACCTGCCCCGACTGCGGGAAAGCGTTCGCCTTCCTGCAGAACATGAAGGCGCACTGGAGGctccacggcggggaggggggcTCCACAAACAGGCTCCCGGGCGCggaccaccccctccccctccccctcaaggGCCTCCTGGAGTGCCCGGAGTGTGGCAAAGCGTTCCGTCACCGCTCGGTGATGGAGGGACACATGCGGAAGCACACGGGCGAGCGGCCCTTCCAGTGCTGCCTCTGCGGGAAGCGCTTCAAGTACAGCAGCTACCTGCAGCAGCACCTGGTCCTGCACAGCGGCAGCAAACCCTTCCCCTGCCCGGTCTGCGGCAAGGCCTTCGCCTTCAACCAGAACATGAAGGCGCACTGGAAGCTGCACCAGGAGAAGCCCCACCGCTGCCCGCACTGCCGCAAGGGCTACAGCGAGGAGGGGCAGCTGAGGGAGCACCTGGCCAGCCACGCCGGCGACAAGCCTCACCTGTGCGGGCTGTGCGGCAAGAGCTTCGGCCTGGCCTACCAGCTGCGGGATCACCAGAACACGCACACCGGGGAGCGGCCCTACCGCTGCCACGAGTGCCACAAGAGCTTCCCCtggctgggcagcctgctggtgCACCAGAAGAGCCACGAGAGCAAGAGGCAGGGCGCCGCGGGACGGCCGCGCAGCCGGAACGGGAACCGCGCAGGGGGGGGCAGGAGCCAGCCGCTCCCCCCCCAGGTCAGGGAGCCGGGGAGCAGGGGCTGCTACGGGGGCACCTCGCAGCCGCAGCCCAGGAGGGACGGCGAGGACGTGTTTACGAGCCTGGAGGAGCAGGCGCAGCTACTACagctgctgcagcagcagcagcagcaacagcaacagcaacagctgcAGGGGGCTGTGGCGCCGCAGCAGAGGTGGATGGAGACGCAGCAGAGGGGGGCCGCgcagctgcagcaggagctgcgGCCGCTTGAAGTGAGGAACAGCGCGCAGCGGCAAGCGGAAACGCTGCAACAGCGCCGCCGCCTCGAGTCGCAGGAGCTGCAGGACAGGGACTCGGCGCAGGTTGAAATGCAGGAAAGGGCGATGgcacagctgcaggagcagcgctTCGAGCTGCAGCAGTGGCAGGACCGGGCGACCGAGCAACAGCGCGTTGAGCAGCAACTGCGAGAAAGGGCTTTCGGGCAACAgcagggagaggagcagcagcagcagcagcgcatGGAGGCGCAAGAGAGAGCGTTGGAGCAGCAGCGCATTGAGCTGCGGCAGACGGAGGAAAGGGCCGCAGAGAAGCAGCAGGAGCAGGAAAGAgccgagcagcagcagcagcagcagcagcagcagcagcagggaggggagcagcagcagcagctgcagggaggggagcagcagcagcagggaggggagcagcagcagcagcagctgcaaagCCCAGCGGAGCAGCAGGGTGGAGCCGTCGAGCAGGAGGAGGTACAGGAGCAGCGAGGGGGGGCCCCTCTGCTGAACGGCACCGAACCACAACCGCTGCGGCCGCCGCAGGCAGGGGAGGGGCAGCTCCAGTGCATGGAATGCGGCCAGGCGTTCCCGCGGGAAGCTGCGCTCCACGAGCACTACATGGAACACGCCCGGGGAGACGTGTGACTCGGGTTCAACCCTTTACTGCAGGACCCCGGAGAAGACAGGACAGCTGGGAAGAGGTTCAGTGAtatgaactgtgtgtgtgtgtgtgtgtgtgtgtgtgtgtgtgtgtgtgtgtgtaatgcacGGGGGAGCTCGCTGGAAAGCCTGAGCTGTCCCACACTGCCCTCGTGTGCACGGACTCATGCAGTAACCCTGGCTTTGCATTCTAATGAACGCTAACAATCCCACCCTCCCTGCCGTCTCATTTCACAGCGTCTGACAGGCTTTAAGTATGCCTTGTTTTCTAtgattatgatgattattattattattattattattattattattattattattattaattggtcatttagcagacacttttatccaaagcgactcagagactaggggggtgaactttgcttcatcaacaactgctgcagtcacttccaataggacctcgttttgaGGGATTttaacctcctggtatcaagaccccttttctctaaccactggatctCTAAGCCTGGCTCAGGTTATTTTCCAGCACAGAGGACAGCGCTTACAGACAGACACCCTGCGAGATTTTGAGCCGTGTGCCGGAGCGGCGATCTGCTCCGAAACTCgtttaagaaaaaagagagaccCGACAGGCTGTTTAGTAATTAGGAACTGTTTTACTCTAAACCATTGCTcctgtattaataaaatatgaaagcCACGAACGATGAATGGTATGGATTTATTTAGCATAAGGTTATTTTTAATATCTACACACAGTGCATGGATATTACAGGAGGTTTGCAGTATTCTGTATGTTACCCttcccaaaaacaaaacaacaaacctgCCAGCTGTACTTCCACTTTCTTTAGTGTGCGTCTGTGTTTCACTCGATGTTATTGCAGTCTTACGCCACAGGGTGGCAGCATTGCCTAATAAAGCCAACGGGGCGCCACTGCAGAAAGCAGGAACCGGTGAGTCTGCTGCTCATTGTAGGACAGAtaggacagagacagagacacacatagagagacagatagacagacagacagagagagacagatagacagacagacagacacacacacacacaaccacacagggagacagacaaacacacacaaccacacagaaagacagacagacaaagacatacagagacagacacacaccacacagagagacggacacacagacagacatagaaagcgagacagacacacacacaccacacactctgacacacacactggcgagttaaacaggtttttaactgtagattttttgttttattgaatagTTTTGTCAGGTACGTCAGAGAGCGGGAACAGAGTGCTGAGGtcgtacattttcatttttatatttctcaGGGGGTTCAGATATTGAGGTTTTGTTCTTTAACCGGGGTTACATTATgaattaaaaacagtaataataatactaattaaaacacattttctattggggggggggggggggggggggggttcttccCTGCGCAGACTCACAGAACCCGGGCGGACTCGATCTCCGGGTTTATCAAGCTCTGAACAAACATACTGAACCTGCATCTCCATGCATTCTTCTTATCGGAGTCTTTgtacagtttttgtaaaatgcatcagaaaaaaaccaaaaaaaacctggCTGTGGGCCCTCCCCTCGTCAGAGCTCCCCCCTCGCGTGCTGCATGTAGTGTTCATGGAGAATCTCAGCATCGCCAAAAAGCTGTCCACAGTCAAAGCATTTCAgcagcccctcctcctcctcctccaaacCGCCCTCCCGCTGCCCCTCTCCCTCTGAGTCGACCCCgttctcctcccctccctccagcaCAGCTGCCTCCAGGCTGGCCCtccactcctctccctctgcgtCGACCCCgttctcctcccctccctccagcaCAGCTGCCTCCAGGCTGGCCCtccactcctctccctctgagtCGACCCCgttctcctcccctccctccagcaCAGCTGCCTCCAGGCTGGCCCTCCACCCCTCTGAGCTGACCCCGTCCTCCTCCCCCTCCGAATCTGCTCCCTTCCTCTCTCGCTCTGCCCCGATCCCTTGGGGtccgtcctcctcctccccctgcttGCTCTCATGCATCCTGTGATGAGGCTCCAGCTGGCAGGGGAAGCGAAAGCCCTTCCTGCACAGCCTGCAAGTGGCCAGCCCGCCCGCCACAGCCCAGAGCCGGGGGTCAGCGCCCTGGAACGTGTGGCTGGCTGAGCCGCAGCGGGGGCAGGCATTCCTCCGCAGGACCTCCTCGCTGTTCCCGGGGCAGCCCCCCGCCTCCCCCCCTCGCTTGTGGCTCTCGTACTGCCTGTAGCAGCCGAAGTAGCTTCCGCAGGCGTAGCAGTGAATCTTGAAGGGGTTGCAACGGTGCCTCCTGAACACCCCGGGGCTGCTGAAGCTGCGGTTGCAGCCGGGGCATCTCGGGGGCTCTTTCCTGGGCAGGGGGCTCCCTCTGCCAGCCGCTCGCCGCGGCACCTCTCCCCCGGGAGGCTCCCTCTTGGGGCAGCGCAGCTGGTGCTTCACCATGTAGGTCCTCTTCTTGAACCCACGGCCGCAGTCCGGGCACTTGTGCCGTCGGTGGTCCCCGTAGCGGCGCAGGTGCTTCTGGTAGCCCTCCAGGGTGGAGAAGCCACTCTTGCAGCCCGCGCACTTGTGAGGCTGGCAGTGCGTGGCCAGG
Encoded here:
- the LOC117971143 gene encoding zinc finger protein 184-like translates to MAALVVVHSPGSGGGDGALPPDLGIGKTSLLEAAESEGADVIHGNDAQLGAVTAPHSSAEKINESPPLQIKDIVVLLSEDEEEKPRDDNNTSNHLHHHHHIITQEPLLVLRAHGSGGSEKHRKAAAAAAAGERAEAEDASDCSSTGQESTCNPGIPVQETEGGGGGGGGGGGAGVRCEAVPPAYKQTEEQRHTHSPGPHSHPAEPQSCGGGGAPGRGKRRLECVECGKKFNRRETFELHRHLHTRAGEAATLTCQDCGLSFQQRSHLVKHRREHQGGAGGHRCPPDPLSVKPYRCPLCRQEFRYRASVDAHMRGHSLEGGEQLPCPAALPDRQRCQTSEGPDLGAALRPRPVAVESHREEEEEEEEEGGEGRPHQCGVCDKRFDRASRLQQHRYLHTGEKPFTCPDCGKAFAFLQNMKAHWRLHGGEGGSTNRLPGADHPLPLPLKGLLECPECGKAFRHRSVMEGHMRKHTGERPFQCCLCGKRFKYSSYLQQHLVLHSGSKPFPCPVCGKAFAFNQNMKAHWKLHQEKPHRCPHCRKGYSEEGQLREHLASHAGDKPHLCGLCGKSFGLAYQLRDHQNTHTGERPYRCHECHKSFPWLGSLLVHQKSHESKRQGAAGRPRSRNGNRAGGGRSQPLPPQVREPGSRGCYGGTSQPQPRRDGEDVFTSLEEQAQLLQLLQQQQQQQQQQQLQGAVAPQQRWMETQQRGAAQLQQELRPLEVRNSAQRQAETLQQRRRLESQELQDRDSAQVEMQERAMAQLQEQRFELQQWQDRATEQQRVEQQLRERAFGQQQGEEQQQQQRMEAQERALEQQRIELRQTEERAAEKQQEQERAEQQQQQQQQQQQGGEQQQQLQGGEQQQQGGEQQQQQLQSPAEQQGGAVEQEEVQEQRGGAPLLNGTEPQPLRPPQAGEGQLQCMECGQAFPREAALHEHYMEHARGDV
- the LOC131729798 gene encoding zinc finger protein 771-like isoform X3, which produces MADCATQQLLSVPWLSPDVKQEPPETPPLLLLKEEPPEETPVSSVKTEFEDGDDGGPGEAVHTQQDERSDAGDPSPGETPSRQSFEMSAFQSVANLQSDGVSDSAVKPQPHRCSDCVLSFGTAFQLTEHRRLHTGERPYKCVQCGKMFCHLANYQQHLERHDQEPKSPSPRLCPACGDTLPPHHSLEHHLATHCQPHKCAGCKSGFSTLEGYQKHLRRYGDHRRHKCPDCGRGFKKRTYMVKHQLRCPKREPPGGEVPRRAAGRGSPLPRKEPPRCPGCNRSFSSPGVFRRHRCNPFKIHCYACGSYFGCYRQYESHKRGGEAGGCPGNSEEVLRRNACPRCGSASHTFQGADPRLWAVAGGLATCRLCRKGFRFPCQLEPHHRMHESKQGEEEDGPQGIGAERERKGADSEGEEDGVSSEGWRASLEAAVLEGGEENGVDSEGEEWRASLEAAVLEGGEENGVDAEGEEWRASLEAAVLEGGEENGVDSEGEGQREGGLEEEEEGLLKCFDCGQLFGDAEILHEHYMQHARGEL
- the LOC131729798 gene encoding zinc finger protein CKR1-like isoform X2, with the translated sequence MACPDGKMCADYTVHSACSVPGCYNSGYRSPELHFHAFPAHPTRRSQWIAATKRDSGPAFQIKKGSTYVCSAHFKPEDYKWTPVRKSLKADAVPRIFIHCAGWEDLHSGQQTSDTKPIPSMADCATQQLLSVPWLSPDVKQEPPETPPLLLLKEEPPEETPVSSVKTEFEDGDDGGPGEAVHTQQDERSDAGDPSPGVSDSAVKPQPHRCSDCVLSFGTAFQLTEHRRLHTGERPYKCVQCGKMFCHLANYQQHLERHDQEPKSPSPRLCPACGDTLPPHHSLEHHLATHCQPHKCAGCKSGFSTLEGYQKHLRRYGDHRRHKCPDCGRGFKKRTYMVKHQLRCPKREPPGGEVPRRAAGRGSPLPRKEPPRCPGCNRSFSSPGVFRRHRCNPFKIHCYACGSYFGCYRQYESHKRGGEAGGCPGNSEEVLRRNACPRCGSASHTFQGADPRLWAVAGGLATCRLCRKGFRFPCQLEPHHRMHESKQGEEEDGPQGIGAERERKGADSEGEEDGVSSEGWRASLEAAVLEGGEENGVDSEGEEWRASLEAAVLEGGEENGVDAEGEEWRASLEAAVLEGGEENGVDSEGEGQREGGLEEEEEGLLKCFDCGQLFGDAEILHEHYMQHARGEL
- the LOC131729798 gene encoding zinc finger protein 629-like isoform X1; the encoded protein is MACPDGKMCADYTVHSACSVPGCYNSGYRSPELHFHAFPAHPTRRSQWIAATKRDSGPAFQIKKGSTYVCSAHFKPEDYKWTPVRKSLKADAVPRIFIHCAGWEDLHSGQQTSDTKPIPSMADCATQQLLSVPWLSPDVKQEPPETPPLLLLKEEPPEETPVSSVKTEFEDGDDGGPGEAVHTQQDERSDAGDPSPGETPSRQSFEMSAFQSVANLQSDGVSDSAVKPQPHRCSDCVLSFGTAFQLTEHRRLHTGERPYKCVQCGKMFCHLANYQQHLERHDQEPKSPSPRLCPACGDTLPPHHSLEHHLATHCQPHKCAGCKSGFSTLEGYQKHLRRYGDHRRHKCPDCGRGFKKRTYMVKHQLRCPKREPPGGEVPRRAAGRGSPLPRKEPPRCPGCNRSFSSPGVFRRHRCNPFKIHCYACGSYFGCYRQYESHKRGGEAGGCPGNSEEVLRRNACPRCGSASHTFQGADPRLWAVAGGLATCRLCRKGFRFPCQLEPHHRMHESKQGEEEDGPQGIGAERERKGADSEGEEDGVSSEGWRASLEAAVLEGGEENGVDSEGEEWRASLEAAVLEGGEENGVDAEGEEWRASLEAAVLEGGEENGVDSEGEGQREGGLEEEEEGLLKCFDCGQLFGDAEILHEHYMQHARGEL